Proteins from one Mucilaginibacter jinjuensis genomic window:
- a CDS encoding S41 family peptidase: protein MMQKNVYRKLGITTATLLLAVLVWSFNEDLFQISKNLDVFASVYKEVNINYVDDINSAKLIKSGVDAMLDGLDPYTEFVPESEIEDYKLKYVSTQYGGIGASIFNRDKKVFVSDVFSGFPAQKADIRPGDQLVKINDIDLSGKTNDQVSTLLKGTKGAAIKLLVKRDDAQPIEKSLVRDEIKQPNVTYYGMVSGNMGYIKLDKFLENSADEVTNALVNLKKNNPQGIILDLRSNGGGILQEAVKIVNLFVAKDVEIVSQKGKIKEKNFTYRTVSNPIEPNLPLVVLVNSRSASASEIVAGSLQDLDRAVIIGQRSYGKGLVQQTFTLPYNSLVKITIAKYYIPSGRCVQALDYTHRKDDGSVNKMADSSLHEYKTKDGRSVYDGSGVYPDIMVKQERFANITQALVGKLMIFDYATRYRNAHPKIPDALSFQMNDDDYNDFVKYLNGKDYTYNTNSEKLLNSLKTEATKEKQFGEIQTEYDVLKNKLMASKKNDLQIHKDEIKQVLENEIASRYYYERGRYEVNFKYDKELAQAVKTMQDKNQLAAVLKGVGEYKVIGKPQLAAVALKKTDKGTEDSDQ from the coding sequence ATGATGCAGAAAAACGTTTACCGTAAACTGGGTATTACTACCGCCACACTTCTGCTCGCTGTGCTGGTATGGAGCTTTAATGAAGACCTGTTTCAGATCTCCAAAAATCTGGATGTTTTTGCATCCGTATATAAAGAAGTTAATATCAATTATGTAGATGATATTAATTCGGCCAAACTCATTAAATCGGGCGTGGATGCCATGCTGGATGGTTTAGACCCATACACCGAGTTTGTGCCCGAATCTGAAATTGAAGATTACAAGCTTAAATATGTAAGTACCCAATACGGTGGTATCGGCGCCAGCATATTTAACCGTGATAAAAAAGTTTTTGTATCCGATGTTTTCAGCGGCTTCCCTGCCCAGAAAGCAGATATCCGCCCCGGCGATCAGTTGGTTAAGATCAACGATATTGATCTTTCAGGCAAAACCAACGACCAGGTAAGTACCTTACTTAAAGGCACCAAAGGTGCAGCCATTAAGCTTTTAGTAAAGCGCGATGATGCCCAGCCGATTGAAAAAAGCCTCGTTCGTGATGAAATTAAGCAGCCCAACGTAACTTACTATGGTATGGTAAGCGGTAATATGGGTTATATTAAGCTTGATAAATTTTTAGAGAATTCTGCCGATGAGGTGACCAACGCGCTTGTTAACCTGAAAAAGAATAATCCACAAGGTATCATTCTCGACCTACGCTCGAACGGTGGCGGTATTTTGCAGGAAGCTGTAAAAATTGTGAACCTGTTTGTGGCCAAGGATGTAGAGATTGTTTCGCAGAAAGGGAAGATCAAAGAAAAGAACTTCACCTACCGTACCGTAAGCAACCCGATTGAGCCTAATTTGCCTTTAGTAGTATTGGTGAACAGCCGCTCTGCATCGGCTTCAGAAATTGTTGCGGGCTCATTGCAGGATCTGGACAGGGCGGTGATTATCGGGCAGCGCAGCTATGGTAAAGGCCTGGTGCAGCAAACATTCACACTGCCTTATAACAGTTTGGTTAAAATTACCATTGCCAAATACTATATCCCATCTGGTCGTTGTGTACAGGCATTGGATTATACCCACCGTAAGGATGATGGCAGCGTTAACAAAATGGCCGATTCATCATTACACGAATACAAAACTAAAGATGGCCGTTCTGTATACGACGGCAGTGGTGTGTACCCTGATATTATGGTTAAGCAGGAACGTTTTGCTAACATTACCCAGGCATTGGTTGGTAAGCTGATGATCTTTGATTACGCTACCCGTTACCGTAACGCCCACCCAAAAATACCGGATGCATTATCATTCCAGATGAATGATGATGACTATAATGATTTTGTAAAGTACCTGAACGGCAAAGATTATACCTATAATACCAATAGCGAAAAATTGCTTAACTCGTTAAAAACCGAGGCTACCAAAGAAAAGCAATTCGGCGAGATACAGACTGAGTATGACGTTTTGAAAAACAAGCTGATGGCCAGCAAAAAGAATGATCTGCAAATCCACAAGGATGAGATCAAGCAAGTGCTGGAGAACGAAATCGCCTCACGCTATTATTATGAGAGAGGCCGTTACGAAGTAAACTTTAAATACGACAAAGAACTTGCACAGGCTGTTAAAACCATGCAGGACAAAAATCAGCTTGCTGCCGTATTAAAAGGAGTGGGAGAGTACAAAGTTATTGGCAAACCGCAACTGGCTGCTGTAGCCCTTAAAAAGACTGACAAAGGCACTGAAGATAGCGATCAGTAA
- a CDS encoding PIG-L family deacetylase, whose protein sequence is MKRFIYLFTFILSFQQVFAQTAPPASVANIEQDLKKLNVLGSVLYVAAHPDDENTRLLAYLAQERHYRTGYLSLTRGDGGQNLIGTEQAELLGAIRTQELLAARRMDGAEQFFSRANDFGFSKGPDETLKIWDREKVLSDVVWVIRNFRPDVMICRFPTTGEGGHGHHTSSAILAQEAFTAAADPSRFPEQLKYVKPWQVKRLLWNTFNFGSVNTTSDNQLKIDVGGYNSYLGKSYGEIAAESRSNHKTQGFGSARQRGQAFDYFKTILGDAPQNDIMDGVNTSWKRVNGGNEIEANLSIINKVFDPANPQLSVPALVRLLGMVEKVPDVYWRNQKAAQLKNLIAECAGLWFESYCTAPMYAKGDNVDVSTQMIVRSDAQVTLTSVSYKTDADKPDGHENLAANILKTVNSTFKATELTQPYWLKYPHGVAMYSTGYLDSIGDVAQKTLPQNIPPAMHVVFTIAGKPISYDVPVQYKYVDPARGEIYQPLIIAPALTANIVNKDYIYNSQQSQTIQVKLKAFTKASGNISLKPIAGWKISPASIAYTDKNKGDEWTVNFTVSPADANPHVNVIEAVAEANGEKSSLGFQQIRYEHIPTITLFPPAQAKLVNIDLKTAGKKIGYIAGAGDLVPEALQQVGYEVHELTENEVLNDDLSKYDAIITGVRAYNVSQRLVFEQPKLMDYVKNGGNLVVQYNNNVGVLVHPGPYPFTVVNQRVTNEDAVVTFTEPASPLLNYPNKITKKDFDGWIQERGLYFVSNIDATYHTPLLMNDPNEAPNKGSLITADYGKGRFVYTSLAFFRELPAGVPGAYRLFVNLLSNPKK, encoded by the coding sequence ATGAAACGTTTCATTTACCTGTTTACCTTCATATTAAGTTTCCAACAAGTTTTCGCTCAAACTGCGCCACCAGCAAGCGTGGCAAATATTGAGCAGGACCTTAAAAAGCTCAACGTTTTGGGCAGCGTACTATATGTTGCCGCCCACCCCGATGATGAGAATACCCGCCTGTTAGCATACCTGGCACAAGAACGCCATTACCGTACCGGTTACCTATCGCTTACACGCGGCGATGGGGGACAAAACCTCATCGGTACCGAACAGGCCGAACTGTTAGGGGCCATACGCACCCAGGAGTTACTGGCTGCCCGCCGGATGGATGGCGCCGAACAATTTTTTAGTCGCGCCAATGATTTCGGTTTCTCTAAAGGACCGGATGAAACCCTGAAGATCTGGGACCGCGAAAAAGTATTGAGCGACGTAGTTTGGGTGATCCGTAATTTTCGCCCCGATGTAATGATCTGTCGTTTTCCTACAACGGGAGAAGGCGGACACGGCCACCATACCTCATCGGCTATTTTGGCGCAGGAAGCATTCACTGCAGCTGCCGATCCAAGCCGTTTCCCTGAACAATTAAAATACGTTAAACCATGGCAGGTAAAACGCCTGTTGTGGAATACCTTCAACTTCGGTTCGGTAAATACCACCAGCGACAATCAGCTTAAGATTGATGTTGGTGGATACAACAGTTACTTAGGTAAAAGTTACGGCGAAATTGCTGCCGAAAGCCGTTCGAACCATAAAACACAAGGCTTTGGTTCGGCACGCCAGCGCGGCCAGGCTTTCGATTATTTTAAAACTATTTTGGGCGATGCACCGCAGAATGACATTATGGATGGCGTAAACACTTCGTGGAAACGTGTAAACGGCGGTAATGAAATTGAAGCGAACCTGTCTATCATTAATAAAGTTTTCGATCCGGCTAATCCGCAATTGTCAGTTCCTGCATTGGTAAGGTTACTTGGTATGGTAGAAAAAGTGCCGGATGTTTACTGGCGAAACCAGAAAGCAGCGCAACTAAAAAACCTGATTGCCGAGTGTGCCGGTTTATGGTTCGAGAGCTATTGCACCGCACCAATGTATGCTAAAGGCGATAACGTTGATGTAAGCACCCAGATGATCGTTCGTTCTGATGCGCAGGTTACACTTACATCTGTTAGCTATAAAACCGATGCAGATAAACCGGATGGCCACGAGAACCTGGCAGCTAATATCCTGAAAACAGTTAACTCAACCTTTAAAGCTACCGAACTTACCCAGCCTTACTGGTTAAAATATCCGCACGGCGTGGCCATGTACAGCACAGGTTACCTGGATTCGATAGGGGATGTAGCCCAAAAAACATTGCCGCAAAATATACCGCCCGCCATGCACGTAGTATTTACCATTGCGGGTAAACCAATCAGTTATGACGTACCTGTACAATATAAATATGTTGACCCTGCACGCGGCGAAATTTATCAGCCATTAATCATCGCCCCTGCGTTAACAGCCAACATTGTTAATAAAGATTATATCTACAACAGCCAGCAGTCGCAAACCATACAGGTTAAATTAAAGGCATTCACCAAAGCAAGCGGCAATATCAGCCTGAAGCCAATTGCAGGGTGGAAGATCAGTCCGGCAAGCATCGCTTACACCGACAAAAATAAAGGTGATGAGTGGACTGTAAACTTTACCGTTAGCCCGGCAGATGCCAACCCGCATGTTAATGTTATTGAAGCTGTGGCCGAAGCTAATGGCGAAAAAAGCTCACTGGGTTTTCAGCAGATCCGTTACGAGCATATCCCGACCATTACTTTATTCCCTCCTGCACAAGCCAAGCTGGTTAACATCGACCTGAAAACGGCCGGTAAAAAGATTGGCTACATTGCAGGAGCAGGTGATTTAGTGCCTGAGGCTTTACAGCAGGTTGGTTATGAGGTACACGAGTTAACAGAAAATGAGGTACTGAATGATGACCTGTCTAAATACGATGCTATTATAACCGGCGTTCGCGCTTATAATGTAAGCCAACGTTTAGTATTTGAGCAACCAAAGCTGATGGACTATGTTAAAAACGGCGGCAACCTGGTGGTACAGTACAATAATAATGTGGGCGTATTGGTACATCCCGGCCCGTATCCATTTACGGTAGTGAATCAGCGCGTTACCAATGAGGATGCCGTTGTTACGTTTACAGAGCCAGCAAGCCCGTTATTAAACTACCCGAATAAGATCACCAAGAAAGATTTTGACGGCTGGATCCAGGAGCGGGGCTTATACTTTGTGAGTAACATTGATGCTACTTATCACACCCCGCTATTAATGAACGACCCTAATGAAGCACCCAACAAAGGTTCATTAATTACGGCAGATTATGGCAAAGGAAGGTTTGTTTATACCTCGCTAGCCTTTTTCCGCGAGTTGCCTGCCGGCGTGCCGGGAGCATACCGTTTGTTTGTAAACCTGTTAAGCAACCCTAAAAAGTAA
- a CDS encoding DUF2911 domain-containing protein, with product MKKIYLQLMLLMAVCCSLQVNAQGLKLPQASSGQTITQEFGLGNITLTYSRPNVKGRKIFGVGTLQPYGEVWRTGANQATVIKFSDDVTIEGNKIPAGEYGLFSIPGKDEWTIIINKTAKQWGAYQYKEADDVVRFKVKPSSVKDLVETFTMQFTNVKPTTCDLTFAWEHTAITLHLTTDVDARVMANIDEAMKGEKKPYFAAAQYYYENNKDLGKALEWMNILEKGDPKAYYYKVWKARIQLKMGDKAGAISTATQGVALAKADKSDEYVRLNEAVIAQAK from the coding sequence ATGAAAAAAATATACCTACAATTAATGCTGCTGATGGCGGTATGCTGTTCGCTGCAAGTAAATGCACAGGGCCTTAAGTTGCCGCAGGCAAGTTCTGGCCAAACCATTACGCAGGAGTTTGGGCTGGGCAATATCACCCTAACCTACTCGCGCCCGAATGTGAAAGGCCGTAAAATATTTGGCGTAGGCACATTGCAGCCTTATGGCGAAGTATGGCGCACGGGTGCTAACCAGGCTACCGTTATTAAGTTTAGCGATGATGTAACTATTGAAGGGAACAAAATCCCTGCCGGGGAATATGGTTTGTTCAGCATACCGGGTAAGGATGAGTGGACCATCATTATCAACAAAACGGCTAAACAGTGGGGTGCTTACCAGTATAAAGAAGCTGATGATGTGGTTCGTTTTAAAGTAAAACCATCAAGTGTGAAAGATTTGGTAGAAACCTTTACCATGCAGTTTACCAATGTAAAACCCACCACCTGCGATTTAACTTTTGCATGGGAGCACACAGCCATAACCTTGCATTTAACTACTGACGTTGATGCCCGTGTAATGGCTAACATAGATGAAGCCATGAAAGGCGAAAAGAAACCCTACTTTGCCGCTGCCCAATATTATTATGAAAACAATAAAGATTTAGGCAAAGCATTAGAATGGATGAACATTCTTGAAAAAGGCGACCCTAAAGCTTATTACTATAAAGTATGGAAAGCGCGCATCCAATTAAAGATGGGCGATAAAGCAGGTGCAATCTCAACAGCTACCCAAGGCGTAGCATTAGCCAAGGCAGATAAAAGTGATGAGTACGTTCGCTTAAACGAAGCGGTAATAGCGCAGGCCAAGTAA
- a CDS encoding PorT family protein has protein sequence MKKALFSIALLVTLTFGAKAQFILGVKGGADFSRIKADNLSASTLTGYQAGIFMRGGNSVFFQPEIYLNSSGSKFTAQNGGASAGGESVRFTNISFPLLFGGAFGPRNMNFRILGGPVYSAIIDKNRQFSDGFIATHPGIYNYVSNTLGYQGGIGGDIGAFTIDLRYEGGLTQINKDYSQRQNMWSLSLGFKVL, from the coding sequence ATGAAAAAAGCCTTATTCAGCATAGCATTGCTTGTTACATTAACCTTTGGCGCGAAAGCACAATTTATACTGGGTGTAAAAGGCGGTGCCGACTTCTCCAGAATAAAGGCCGATAACTTATCAGCGTCAACATTAACCGGTTACCAGGCAGGTATATTTATGCGTGGCGGTAACAGTGTGTTTTTTCAGCCGGAAATTTATTTAAATAGCAGCGGCAGTAAATTTACTGCTCAAAATGGTGGTGCTTCTGCAGGTGGCGAAAGTGTACGATTTACTAACATTAGCTTCCCATTGCTTTTTGGTGGCGCTTTCGGCCCCCGGAATATGAATTTCCGCATACTGGGTGGCCCGGTTTATTCTGCTATAATTGATAAGAACAGGCAGTTTTCGGATGGGTTTATTGCTACCCACCCGGGCATATATAATTATGTAAGCAACACGCTAGGCTATCAGGGCGGCATTGGCGGCGATATTGGCGCATTTACCATCGATCTCCGTTACGAAGGCGGGTTAACGCAAATTAATAAAGATTATAGTCAGCGGCAAAATATGTGGTCGCTGTCTTTGGGCTTTAAGGTACTTTAA